One stretch of Spirochaeta lutea DNA includes these proteins:
- a CDS encoding RluA family pseudouridine synthase gives MKTDIITFIVENPLHEGLRVDAVLSMVEQGLTRSQIKQRCKAVRVNKKSVKLSHQLRLGDLIEAELVELNPPNLEPQDIDIQVLYEDDKVIVLNKPQGLVVHPGAGHHPHTLVQGLLYHHKVSQESDPLRPGIVHRLDKDTSGVIIVAKDSYTHAMLSDQFKNRRVEKLYLAILHKPRDPKSPLLTMPETEWYSVRNRIGRDPLNRKRFAVVESDSEASTGRLAVTHFRIRGGSPTSLLAQIKIETGRTHQIRVHSAFLGASVVGDTLYGAKNRDDTLMLHAYRLRITLPNETIPREFEAPIPDRFIRYMEGW, from the coding sequence ATGAAGACTGACATTATTACCTTCATTGTGGAAAACCCTCTGCATGAGGGGCTCCGGGTTGATGCTGTGCTGTCCATGGTGGAACAGGGATTGACTCGAAGTCAAATTAAGCAACGTTGCAAGGCTGTGAGGGTTAATAAAAAATCTGTAAAACTATCCCATCAGCTGAGACTGGGTGATTTGATTGAGGCGGAATTAGTTGAACTAAACCCGCCGAACCTAGAGCCTCAGGACATTGATATCCAGGTCCTTTATGAGGATGACAAGGTGATTGTATTAAATAAACCCCAGGGGCTGGTTGTACACCCCGGGGCCGGGCATCACCCTCATACCCTGGTCCAGGGGCTGCTCTATCACCATAAGGTGAGTCAAGAGAGTGATCCCTTGCGTCCAGGAATCGTCCATCGACTTGATAAGGATACCTCGGGGGTGATAATTGTCGCCAAGGATTCCTATACCCATGCAATGCTCAGCGATCAGTTCAAAAATCGTCGGGTAGAAAAGCTGTATCTTGCGATTTTGCATAAACCCCGGGATCCAAAGAGTCCTCTCCTAACAATGCCAGAAACCGAATGGTATTCCGTGAGGAACCGGATAGGGAGAGATCCGTTAAATCGGAAACGCTTTGCCGTTGTTGAAAGCGATTCAGAAGCCTCTACCGGACGTTTGGCTGTTACTCATTTTCGGATACGAGGAGGGAGCCCTACCTCCTTGTTGGCTCAGATTAAAATTGAAACCGGAAGGACTCACCAAATCCGGGTTCATAGTGCCTTCCTCGGTGCCAGTGTGGTGGGTGATACTCTCTACGGAGCAAAAAACCGTGACGACACCCTTATGCTTCATGCGTATAGATTACGAATCACCCTGCCGAATGAGACTATTCCCAGGGA
- a CDS encoding YggS family pyridoxal phosphate-dependent enzyme gives MTREEELVQNYKEITEKVNQECQKVGRSARSVSIMCVSKTYPLSDIQTLQTHGIRCFGENRAQETIEKFPERPDDLELHFIGHIQRNKVKKILPRCSWLDSIDSQRLLNEVLKQQANTDSVQPVNLLFEVNTSGETQKSGIESIEGLYDILDLIDRTPDYQRLVNPRGLMTIGPLTDDESRIRRCFRHLRTIFEEIKGQNRYPHFDTLSMGMSSDFPIAIQEGSTMIRIGTHIFGKRNYA, from the coding sequence ATGACTCGGGAAGAAGAACTAGTACAAAATTATAAAGAAATAACTGAAAAAGTTAACCAGGAATGTCAAAAGGTAGGACGATCAGCAAGGAGTGTCTCCATAATGTGTGTGAGTAAAACCTATCCTCTTTCGGATATTCAGACGCTCCAAACCCATGGCATCCGTTGTTTTGGTGAAAATCGAGCTCAAGAAACCATCGAAAAGTTTCCGGAACGTCCGGATGATTTGGAATTACACTTCATCGGTCACATCCAACGGAATAAAGTCAAAAAGATTCTTCCGCGGTGTTCTTGGCTGGACTCGATTGATAGCCAACGACTTCTAAATGAGGTCTTGAAGCAACAGGCAAATACCGATTCTGTACAGCCTGTTAATCTCCTTTTCGAGGTGAACACATCCGGCGAGACCCAAAAATCCGGCATAGAATCCATAGAGGGATTATATGATATTCTCGATCTCATCGATAGAACCCCGGATTACCAGCGTTTAGTAAATCCCCGGGGATTGATGACCATAGGTCCATTAACTGATGATGAATCGAGAATTCGCCGGTGCTTTAGGCATCTGCGAACGATCTTCGAAGAGATCAAGGGGCAAAATCGGTATCCGCATTTTGACACCTTGAGCATGGGGATGAGTAGCGACTTTCCCATTGCAATTCAGGAAGGATCAACAATGATCCGTATCGGTACCCATATTTTTGGAAAACGAAATTATGCATGA
- the pdxS gene encoding pyridoxal 5'-phosphate synthase lyase subunit PdxS — protein MSNTTWSDRQVSTWKTKVGLAEMLKGGVIMDVVDVEQAKIAEAAGAQAVMALERVPADIRAHGGVARMSDPDMIENIKKAVSIPVMAKCRIGHFAEAQILQALGIDFIDESEVLTPADDIYHVWKHDFKAPFVCGCRNLGEALRRIGEGAAMIRTKGEAGTGDVVEAVRHMRTLMDDIRRIQALGKEQLMTEAKNMGAPFELVLEVASKGKLPVPNFSAGGVATPADAALMMQLGAEAVFVGSGIFKSGDPQKRARAIVDAVSYFDNPEKLLEISRNLGEAMVGINVSSMGETERLAGRGW, from the coding sequence ATGAGTAATACAACATGGTCTGATAGACAGGTTTCTACCTGGAAAACTAAGGTAGGTCTCGCAGAAATGCTTAAGGGCGGCGTTATCATGGACGTTGTCGATGTGGAGCAGGCGAAGATCGCGGAAGCAGCGGGAGCCCAAGCTGTCATGGCTCTTGAACGAGTTCCAGCAGATATCCGCGCACACGGCGGGGTTGCCCGGATGAGCGATCCGGACATGATTGAGAATATCAAAAAAGCTGTTTCCATTCCTGTAATGGCAAAATGTAGAATTGGTCATTTCGCAGAGGCTCAGATCCTCCAGGCCCTGGGAATTGATTTTATAGATGAGAGTGAGGTTCTCACCCCGGCAGATGATATATATCATGTTTGGAAGCATGACTTTAAGGCGCCGTTTGTCTGCGGCTGCCGGAACCTCGGAGAGGCACTGCGAAGGATCGGTGAAGGTGCTGCCATGATTCGTACCAAGGGTGAAGCGGGTACGGGTGATGTTGTCGAGGCAGTTAGGCATATGCGCACCCTCATGGATGACATCCGCAGAATCCAAGCTCTTGGCAAAGAACAGCTCATGACTGAAGCGAAAAATATGGGAGCTCCGTTTGAACTGGTGCTTGAGGTTGCGTCGAAGGGAAAACTTCCCGTTCCAAATTTCTCTGCAGGAGGAGTAGCAACCCCAGCTGATGCAGCGCTCATGATGCAGTTAGGTGCGGAAGCGGTTTTTGTCGGTTCCGGGATTTTTAAATCCGGAGATCCTCAAAAACGGGCACGGGCTATTGTGGATGCCGTCTCCTATTTTGATAACCCGGAAAAACTCCTGGAGATAAGCAGAAATCTCGGTGAAGCCATGGTAGGGATTAATGTTAGTTCCATGGGCGAAACCGAACGTCTTGCCGGACGCGGATGGTAG
- the pdxT gene encoding pyridoxal 5'-phosphate synthase glutaminase subunit PdxT, which translates to MKTIGVLALQGGFAKHLQMVSSLGVTAVPVRSEEELGTLDGIILPGGESTTIGMLLERRGLLAPLKEKIAGGMPVFGTCAGMILLAETIEHHHQSHIGLMDITVERNAYGSQVESFEADLEVDLYGVSHNLRGIFIRAPRIVRAGINVEVLSRFSHAPVLIRQKNMLAASFHPELGSDPILHEFFISHVL; encoded by the coding sequence ATGAAGACAATCGGAGTTTTAGCATTGCAGGGTGGATTTGCCAAACACTTACAAATGGTCAGCTCATTGGGAGTTACCGCCGTTCCTGTTCGCTCGGAAGAAGAACTAGGCACCCTTGATGGGATTATACTCCCCGGGGGGGAAAGCACCACCATTGGAATGCTTTTGGAAAGGCGAGGGTTATTAGCTCCATTGAAGGAGAAAATTGCAGGGGGAATGCCTGTATTCGGTACTTGTGCAGGAATGATTTTGCTTGCGGAGACTATCGAACACCATCACCAGAGTCATATAGGATTGATGGATATAACCGTAGAACGCAACGCCTATGGCAGCCAGGTTGAGAGTTTCGAAGCGGACTTGGAGGTTGATCTCTACGGTGTATCCCATAATCTACGAGGTATTTTTATTCGAGCCCCAAGAATTGTACGGGCTGGTATAAATGTAGAGGTTCTTTCTCGCTTCTCCCATGCACCCGTATTGATTCGGCAAAAAAATATGCTAGCTGCATCGTTCCACCCAGAGTTAGGATCCGATCCGATCCTCCATGAATTTTTTATTTCCCATGTACTATAG